From one Pontibacillus sp. HMF3514 genomic stretch:
- a CDS encoding cytochrome d ubiquinol oxidase subunit II, whose translation MSYELIGITVLWIFLYGYLIVASIDFGAGFFAYYAKITKQDHIINKLISRYLSPVWEVTNVFFVFFFVGLVGFFPDAAYYYGQTLLIPGSIAIVLLAIRGSFYAFENYGSKKSSTYMFLYGATGLLIPASLSTALTISEGGFIEESNGQVRLLTQELLTSPYSWSVVFLAIVSVLFISAAFLTFYANRANDKPALELMRKYTLFWSSPTIIASLTTFIAMSQHNQRHFENMLDLWWMFGLSVAFFLGAIFFIYQQKRFGLAFIMVMFQFFFAFFGYGAGHLPYLLDPFITIESSVVNDTMGLALVIAFIAGLFLLIPSLILLMRMFLFDADYVKGKK comes from the coding sequence ATGAGTTATGAATTGATCGGAATAACCGTACTATGGATTTTTCTTTATGGTTATTTAATTGTAGCGTCGATTGATTTTGGCGCAGGCTTCTTTGCTTACTATGCTAAAATCACCAAGCAGGATCATATCATCAATAAGCTAATCTCTAGGTATCTATCACCTGTATGGGAAGTAACCAACGTGTTTTTCGTATTTTTCTTCGTAGGTTTAGTTGGGTTCTTTCCGGATGCTGCGTATTATTATGGTCAAACGCTACTGATACCAGGTAGTATAGCCATCGTGCTACTGGCGATCCGTGGTTCCTTCTATGCATTCGAAAACTATGGATCGAAAAAAAGTTCAACCTATATGTTTTTGTATGGTGCAACAGGGTTGTTAATTCCAGCTTCACTTTCAACAGCCCTCACCATTTCTGAGGGAGGCTTTATTGAAGAATCGAATGGACAGGTTCGTTTGTTAACCCAAGAGCTTCTTACAAGCCCTTATTCTTGGAGTGTAGTATTCCTGGCGATCGTTTCAGTGTTATTTATCTCAGCTGCATTTTTAACGTTTTACGCAAATCGTGCAAATGATAAGCCAGCCTTAGAATTAATGAGGAAGTATACATTGTTCTGGAGTTCACCGACGATCATAGCTTCGTTAACAACGTTCATTGCTATGAGTCAGCATAATCAACGTCATTTCGAAAATATGCTTGATTTATGGTGGATGTTTGGCTTGTCGGTAGCGTTTTTCTTAGGAGCTATATTCTTCATTTATCAACAGAAGCGTTTTGGTTTAGCCTTTATTATGGTGATGTTCCAGTTCTTCTTTGCCTTCTTTGGATATGGAGCAGGACATCTACCGTACTTGCTAGATCCATTCATTACAATTGAGAGCAGTGTTGTGAACGATACAATGGGCTTGGCATTAGTTATTGCCTTTATCGCAGGACTATTCTTGTTAATTCCATCACTGATCCTTCTCATGCGTATGTTCCTGTTTGATGCGGATTATGTAAAAGGTAAGAAATAA
- a CDS encoding cytochrome ubiquinol oxidase subunit I, with protein MMGLDSVIMSRMLTSLTLAFHIIFATVGVGIPVMVSIAEFIGIKKKDAHYTLLARRWTRGFVITVAVGVVTGTAIGLQLSLLWPSFMQVAGNVISLPLFLETFAFFFEAIFLGAYLYTWDRFKNPIYHWLLSIPIIIGSSMSAFFITTVNAFMNTPQGFELEGRTITSIDPLAAMFNPATPTKVFHVISSSYLTSAAILAAITAFYIIKKKATPYHKKALKLTMMATFIFAITTAVAGDLSAKFLAKEQPEKLAAAEWHFETEKGADLILFGTLNEENEVENAIRIPNALSFLAHGSFDSEVKGLDKIEEDVTPPLWIHYMFDLMVMLGMYTMGVSFLYIVLSKLKRWNENNKWLLWLIVLNGPFAMLAIEFGWIFAEVGRQPWILRGYMKVAEGATTSPHVDWMFLLFLGLYILLGVFCVTVLRKLFRHNPVELELEQRYPNISNRGDDE; from the coding sequence ATGATGGGATTGGATAGTGTCATAATGAGTCGAATGTTGACCTCATTAACGCTGGCATTTCACATAATTTTCGCTACAGTCGGTGTAGGAATTCCAGTTATGGTATCCATAGCAGAATTCATTGGAATCAAAAAGAAAGATGCCCACTACACCTTGCTAGCTCGACGCTGGACTAGAGGATTTGTCATTACTGTTGCTGTAGGTGTTGTAACGGGTACAGCAATTGGTCTGCAATTATCCTTATTATGGCCAAGCTTTATGCAGGTCGCAGGAAATGTGATCAGTTTACCTTTATTTTTAGAAACATTCGCGTTTTTCTTTGAAGCGATCTTCTTAGGCGCTTATTTATATACTTGGGACCGATTTAAAAACCCAATTTATCACTGGTTACTATCGATTCCTATTATTATTGGGTCAAGCATGTCTGCCTTTTTCATCACAACAGTAAATGCATTTATGAATACACCACAAGGTTTTGAACTAGAGGGGCGAACGATCACATCAATTGATCCACTTGCTGCTATGTTTAACCCTGCGACGCCAACAAAAGTGTTCCATGTAATTTCATCAAGTTATTTAACTTCAGCTGCCATTCTAGCAGCGATCACAGCTTTTTATATTATAAAGAAAAAAGCAACACCTTATCATAAGAAAGCTTTAAAACTAACGATGATGGCTACGTTCATCTTTGCTATTACTACTGCAGTAGCAGGGGACTTATCAGCAAAATTCCTTGCTAAAGAACAACCTGAAAAACTAGCTGCTGCTGAATGGCACTTTGAAACAGAAAAGGGAGCAGACCTTATCCTCTTTGGAACATTGAATGAAGAGAATGAAGTAGAAAATGCCATTCGCATACCAAATGCATTAAGCTTTCTTGCGCATGGATCATTTGATAGTGAGGTGAAGGGCTTAGATAAAATTGAGGAAGATGTAACACCGCCATTATGGATCCACTATATGTTTGATCTTATGGTTATGCTTGGAATGTATACTATGGGTGTGTCGTTCCTATATATTGTACTTTCCAAGTTGAAAAGGTGGAATGAAAATAATAAATGGTTACTGTGGTTAATCGTTCTCAATGGACCTTTTGCCATGCTTGCGATTGAATTTGGTTGGATCTTTGCGGAAGTTGGTCGTCAACCATGGATCCTAAGAGGTTATATGAAAGTAGCAGAAGGGGCAACCACATCTCCTCATGTGGACTGGATGTTCCTATTGTTTCTAGGGCTATATATTTTACTAGGCGTATTTTGTGTGACTGTTCTACGTAAGTTATTCCGTCATAATCCAGTAGAGTTAGAGCTTGAACAACGTTATCCGAACATCTCGAATAGAGGTGATGATGAATGA